A genomic window from Sporosarcina sp. Marseille-Q4063 includes:
- the spxA gene encoding transcriptional regulator SpxA produces the protein MVTLFTSPSCTSCRKAKAWLEEHEIPYTERNIFSEPLNIDEIKEILRMTEDGTDEIISTRSKIYQKLNVDVESLPLQRLYELIQEHPGLLRRPIILDEKRLQVGYNEDEIRRFLPRKVRAYQLLEARRMVN, from the coding sequence GCTGTACGTCATGCAGAAAAGCAAAAGCATGGTTGGAGGAACATGAAATTCCGTATACAGAACGAAACATCTTTTCAGAGCCTTTGAATATCGATGAGATAAAAGAAATTCTTCGTATGACAGAAGATGGTACTGATGAAATTATCTCAACTAGATCGAAAATTTATCAGAAACTTAATGTCGATGTGGAAAGTCTTCCATTACAACGACTTTACGAATTAATTCAAGAACATCCTGGTCTATTAAGACGACCAATCATTCTTGATGAAAAAAGGCTACAAGTAGGATATAATGAAGATGAAATCCGTCGTTTCCTACCTAGAAAAGTAAGGGCCTATCAGCTGCTTGAAGCGCGGCGCATGGTCAACTAA